The following coding sequences are from one Arachis hypogaea cultivar Tifrunner chromosome 7, arahy.Tifrunner.gnm2.J5K5, whole genome shotgun sequence window:
- the LOC140174301 gene encoding zinc finger BED domain-containing protein RICESLEEPER 2-like, whose product MAESVTPSNPLANSISLNGEEINQSVPTIPTIDTGIVPTHTTTITNQPVTDENGSNETIVTKKRKKTSPIWDDFDQVESSEGTKAICKYCKSMFSYAGKGASTSHLWRHSSSCLQRRLHVAAQKKQPLIPFQPSNSSVNPFVTPGARYSQEKMRQIIATVIMVHDYPFSIVEDEALLQGVRKISLTTDMWRSSHQIVEYMVITGHFIDAGWNLQKKVLSFVQVLAPRRGIDVADAIFKALKDTISDNNSLPVGGSLFHVRFKTFIEIAENKRLKEKKLIIDYPTRWNSTYNMLSVALKFKYVFLVYKKREPHYNYEPSSEHWRKVEKICKLLKVFNLATHVISGTEYPTANLYLPEVWRVKQVIDDAIEDRDSFMREMATSMKEKFDKY is encoded by the exons atggctgaatcTGTAACTCCAAGTAATCCATTGGCCAATTCTATTTCTTTAAATGGAGAAGAAATTAATCAGTCAGtaccaacaataccaacaatagaCACTGGCATTGTACCAACACACACAACAACTATTACAAATCAACCAGTCACGGATGAAAATGGTAGTAATGAAactattgttacaaaaaaaaggaagaaaacttCACCAATTTGGGATGATTTTGATCAAGTTGAAAGTTCTGAAGGTACAAAAGCTATTTGCAAGTATTGCAAATCAATGTTTTCTTATGCTGGAAAAGGAGCTAGTACTTCACATTTATGGAGGCATTCTAGTAGTTGCTTACAAAGGAGATTGCATGTTGCTGCACAAAAGAAGCAACCATTGATTCCATTTCAACCTTCTAATTCAAGTGTTAATCCCTTTGTGACACCAGGTGCAAGATATTCTCAAGAGAAGATGAGACAAATAATTGCTACAGTAATTATGGTTCATGACTATCCTTTCAGCATTGTTGAGGATGAA GCTTTGTTACAAGGTGTTAGGAAGATAAGTTTGACAACTGACATGTGGAGATCAAGCCATCAAATTGTTGAATATATGGTTATCACAGGTCACTTTATTGATGCAGGATGGAATCTTCAAAAAAAGGTTTTGAGTTTTGTTCAGGTACTTGCTCCTAGACGTGGCATTGATGTTGCGGATGCCATTTTCAA GGCTCTTAAGGATACTATTTCAGATAACAACTCATTGCCTGTTGGTGGTAGTTTGTTTCATGTTAG ATTTAAAACATTTATTGAGATTGCTGAAAATAAGCGTTTGAAGGAGAAAAAACTCATCATTGATTATCCCACAAGATGGAATTCTACTTACAACATGTTATCTGTGGCTTTGAAGTTTAAATATGTGTTTCTTGTGTATAAAAAAAGAGAACCTCACTACAATTACGAACCATCATCAGAGCATTGGAGAAAAGTTGAGAAGATTTGCAaacttttaaaagtttttaatctTGCTACTCATGTCATTTCTGGTACTGAGTATCCTACTGCAAACTTGTACCTTCCTGAAGTTTGGAGAGTGAAACAAGTAATTGATGATGCTATTGAAGATAGAGATTCCTTCATGAGAGAAATGGCAACCTCAATGAAAGAAAAGTTTGACAAATATTAG